A genomic stretch from Streptomyces sp. QL37 includes:
- a CDS encoding DUF4287 domain-containing protein — MTEAVKGPASYFPSIEKKYGRPVAEWKELIRSSPLTRHMELVSWLKTEHGIGHGHANALVAHTLAEDK; from the coding sequence ATGACCGAAGCAGTGAAGGGCCCGGCGAGCTACTTCCCCTCGATCGAGAAGAAGTACGGCCGCCCGGTCGCGGAGTGGAAGGAGCTCATCCGCTCCTCCCCCCTGACCAGGCACATGGAACTCGTCTCCTGGCTCAAGACCGAGCACGGCATCGGCCACGGCCACGCCAACGCCCTGGTCGCACACACGCTCGCGGAGGACAAGTAG
- a CDS encoding SpoIIE family protein phosphatase has translation MADAPLMVVDGAGVVTGWSRAAERRFGATTADALGLHLMEVLASDAGDAGDASDAGDEGGTRGADGDDEARTGLRLEPLAGAGWAVWAAEGNTGPGALGQALLDVMFTQARVRVHVLDPDLRLLRISDHSTDPDTDETERLRGLPFRDVCAFEEPERVEAFVREVLRTGVPGVERPFRARPGDVPGGRRTFSLTAFRLQEGHGARPGDRGTVLGVAVSVVDVTEQVRRQTREAALDAVRDSVGRTLDVEATCRDLVDALVPGYADVGVVEVVDAVLRGETPQPGPLGREVPLRRAAFGGGDDPAHPIGDVRAVPPGTPFQRALSDLRARVVPVEDAPWADADPARARSIREQRAHTLLLAPLTLRGAVLGLVSLYRCGDSEAFSEEDIPVAAAVASRVTLGIDNARRYVHEYTIASALQRRLLPQRPSPQPAVETDHLLLPGGGAGSWFDTIALPGARTALVIGEVAERGIHGATTMGQLRTVVHTLAGLDLEPDELLARLYDTADRLARERADLPQSDPLHREPLSASCAYAVYDPFTETCTVASAGHCAPLVIGPDGTTTEVTVPEGPPLGSESRGPVAAASFPLREGSLIALHSNALRDHAHPSTGVLLQALSPPDRPLRELCDAVSYALPDDAGLRGSALLLARTHAMPEDRYAAWELPYDKTAPATARRLASKALAGWHVDGDTGDATELIVSELVTNAVRYGRPPVELRLILDRGLTCEIRDGSTTAPYMKYAGAVDEGGRGLFIISQLASLWGTRYAAEGKTVWSEQAIPGQDDAEGEAPDEGPSVGELPDDEG, from the coding sequence ATGGCTGATGCGCCCCTGATGGTCGTGGACGGTGCCGGAGTGGTCACCGGGTGGAGCCGGGCGGCCGAGCGGCGCTTCGGCGCGACGACCGCCGATGCGCTGGGCCTGCACCTCATGGAGGTACTGGCGAGCGACGCGGGTGACGCGGGTGATGCGAGCGACGCCGGCGACGAGGGTGGCACCCGAGGTGCGGACGGGGACGACGAGGCGCGTACGGGGCTGCGGCTGGAGCCGCTCGCGGGCGCGGGCTGGGCCGTCTGGGCCGCCGAGGGGAACACCGGCCCCGGGGCCCTCGGGCAGGCGCTGCTGGACGTGATGTTCACGCAGGCACGCGTACGCGTCCATGTGCTCGATCCGGACCTCCGCCTCCTGCGGATCAGCGACCACTCCACGGACCCCGACACCGACGAGACGGAGCGGCTGCGCGGCCTGCCCTTCCGCGATGTGTGCGCCTTCGAGGAACCGGAGCGGGTCGAGGCGTTCGTACGGGAGGTCCTGCGCACCGGCGTCCCCGGCGTCGAGCGCCCGTTCCGCGCCCGCCCCGGCGACGTACCCGGTGGGCGGCGCACCTTCTCCCTGACGGCGTTCCGGCTCCAGGAGGGGCACGGGGCGCGGCCGGGCGACCGCGGCACCGTCCTGGGCGTCGCCGTCTCCGTGGTCGACGTCACCGAGCAGGTGAGGCGCCAGACCCGGGAGGCGGCCCTCGACGCGGTCCGCGACAGTGTGGGCCGGACGCTGGACGTGGAGGCCACCTGCCGGGACCTCGTCGACGCGCTGGTCCCCGGTTACGCCGACGTCGGCGTCGTCGAGGTCGTCGACGCGGTCCTGCGCGGTGAGACCCCGCAGCCCGGGCCGCTCGGCCGGGAGGTGCCGCTGCGGCGGGCCGCGTTCGGCGGTGGCGACGACCCCGCCCACCCGATCGGCGACGTGCGGGCCGTGCCCCCGGGGACGCCGTTCCAGCGCGCCCTGTCCGACCTGCGGGCCCGTGTCGTACCGGTCGAGGACGCACCCTGGGCGGACGCCGACCCCGCGCGGGCGCGTTCCATCCGGGAGCAGCGCGCCCATACGCTCCTGCTGGCACCGCTGACGCTCCGCGGAGCCGTCCTTGGGCTGGTGAGCCTCTACCGCTGCGGCGACTCCGAGGCCTTCAGTGAGGAAGACATCCCCGTGGCGGCCGCGGTGGCGTCCCGCGTCACTCTCGGCATCGACAACGCCCGCCGTTACGTGCACGAGTACACCATCGCCAGCGCCCTGCAGCGCCGGCTGCTGCCCCAGCGCCCCTCTCCCCAGCCCGCCGTCGAGACGGACCACCTGCTGCTGCCCGGCGGGGGAGCGGGCAGCTGGTTCGACACGATCGCGCTGCCCGGGGCCCGCACCGCCCTCGTCATCGGGGAGGTGGCCGAGCGGGGCATCCACGGGGCCACCACCATGGGGCAGTTGCGTACCGTCGTCCACACCCTCGCAGGGCTCGACCTGGAGCCCGACGAACTGCTGGCGCGCCTGTACGACACCGCGGACCGGCTGGCGCGGGAACGCGCCGATCTGCCGCAGAGCGACCCGCTGCACCGTGAGCCGCTCTCCGCGTCCTGCGCGTACGCCGTGTACGACCCGTTCACCGAGACGTGCACCGTGGCCTCCGCCGGGCATTGCGCCCCCCTCGTCATCGGCCCGGACGGCACCACCACGGAGGTCACCGTCCCCGAGGGGCCGCCGCTCGGCTCGGAGAGCCGCGGACCCGTCGCCGCGGCCTCCTTCCCGCTCCGGGAGGGCAGCCTGATCGCGCTCCACAGCAACGCGCTGCGGGACCACGCCCACCCCAGCACGGGCGTGCTGCTCCAGGCGCTCTCGCCCCCGGACCGGCCGCTGCGGGAACTGTGCGACGCGGTCTCCTACGCCCTGCCCGACGACGCCGGCCTCCGCGGCTCGGCGCTGCTCCTCGCCCGGACGCATGCGATGCCCGAGGACCGGTACGCCGCATGGGAGCTCCCGTACGACAAGACGGCCCCGGCCACCGCGCGCCGCCTCGCGTCGAAGGCGCTGGCCGGCTGGCACGTCGACGGCGACACCGGTGACGCGACCGAGCTGATCGTCAGCGAGCTGGTGACCAACGCCGTGCGCTACGGCCGCCCGCCGGTGGAGCTGCGCCTCATCCTGGACCGGGGACTGACCTGCGAGATCCGGGACGGCAGCACCACCGCCCCGTACATGAAGTACGCCGGAGCGGTCGACGAGGGCGGGCGGGGCCTCTTCATCATCTCCCAGCTCGCCTCGCTGTGGGGCACCCGTTACGCGGCCGAGGGCAAGACCGTCTGGTCGGAGCAGGCGATCCCCGGCCAGGACGACGCCGAGGGCGAGGCCCCCGACGAGGGGCCCTCCGTCGGTGAACTCCCGGACGACGAGGGGTGA
- a CDS encoding SMI1/KNR4 family protein yields the protein MDDTGGTDRSFPVALAEVAGVDFYDDHYLTVDEDGDEDHRFDFEPNPYFESAEWTTRMFRSWTGNREADGDAYLVFGQDGAGGRAMIWRARPGLPLADQPVVFLGSEGECGVVAGNLSDFLWVLADGYGPSEAALADELPSAPDEPLTRVAERHATTPRRTAREIVTGARAEFPTFEEDIHALCR from the coding sequence ATGGACGACACGGGCGGGACCGACCGCAGCTTCCCCGTGGCCCTGGCCGAGGTGGCCGGGGTCGACTTCTACGACGATCACTACCTCACCGTCGACGAGGACGGGGACGAGGACCACCGCTTCGACTTCGAGCCGAACCCGTACTTCGAGTCGGCCGAGTGGACGACCAGGATGTTCCGGAGCTGGACGGGGAACCGGGAGGCCGACGGCGACGCGTACCTCGTCTTCGGCCAGGACGGCGCGGGCGGCCGCGCCATGATCTGGCGCGCCCGGCCGGGCCTTCCGCTCGCCGACCAGCCGGTCGTCTTCCTGGGCTCCGAGGGCGAGTGCGGAGTGGTGGCGGGGAACCTCTCCGACTTCCTGTGGGTGCTGGCCGACGGTTACGGCCCGAGTGAGGCGGCCCTGGCCGACGAGTTGCCGTCCGCACCCGACGAGCCCCTGACCCGCGTCGCCGAACGCCACGCGACGACACCGCGCAGGACGGCGCGGGAGATAGTCACCGGGGCCCGGGCGGAGTTCCCCACCTTCGAGGAGGACATCCACGCCCTGTGCCGCTGA
- a CDS encoding MFS transporter, translating into MENTTGSRAGRKEWTALGVLMLPLLLVSMDVSILYFAIPFISQDLEPSATQQLWILDMYGFVLAGLLIVMGALGDRIGRRALVLAGAAVFGAASVAAAYAHSAEVLIGVRALLGIGGAALMPSTLALIRNLFHDARQRAKAVTIWTGVMTTGISLGPVVSGLLLEHFWWGSVFLINLPAMVLLLVLVPVLVPETATTARGRFDLISAVLSLGALLAVIYGIKELARHGYEPLPALCIAAGLVLGLVFVRRQRHLAHPLIDLGLLGQRAFGGPVVADVLAMFATVGMAVFFTQYLQSVLGLSPLTAALWSLVPAAGVVVMAPTAAALAQRTDRAYVMGGGFLVAACGFLWLSQLRTDSPLWFVLAGAAAYAGGLVAAMTLANELALGAAPPLRAGSAAAVLESGQELGGALGMAILGSIGTAVYSRDMADALPTGTEDADAVRETLGGAAAVAAELPAEAADAVLSAARDAFTHGLGIAAVGAAVVMAGAGVFSFGFLRGTAGRAPATPPSSEDRSRPAEPAR; encoded by the coding sequence ATGGAGAACACAACCGGCTCCCGCGCGGGCCGCAAGGAATGGACCGCCCTCGGCGTCCTGATGCTGCCGCTGCTCCTTGTCTCGATGGACGTGTCCATCCTCTACTTCGCCATTCCCTTCATCAGCCAGGACCTGGAGCCCAGCGCCACACAGCAGTTGTGGATCCTGGACATGTACGGCTTCGTACTCGCCGGCCTGCTGATCGTCATGGGCGCCCTCGGTGACCGGATCGGGCGGCGCGCGCTGGTCCTCGCCGGAGCCGCCGTCTTCGGTGCGGCCTCCGTCGCCGCCGCGTACGCGCACTCCGCCGAAGTGCTCATCGGCGTACGCGCGTTGCTGGGGATCGGCGGGGCCGCCCTGATGCCGTCGACCCTCGCCCTGATCCGCAACCTCTTCCACGACGCGAGGCAGCGGGCCAAGGCGGTGACCATCTGGACGGGCGTCATGACCACCGGCATCTCGCTGGGGCCCGTCGTCAGCGGGCTGCTGCTCGAACACTTCTGGTGGGGCTCGGTGTTCCTCATCAACCTGCCCGCCATGGTGCTTCTGCTCGTGCTGGTGCCCGTCCTCGTGCCCGAGACCGCCACCACCGCCCGCGGTCGCTTCGACCTGATCAGCGCCGTGCTCTCGCTCGGCGCCCTGCTCGCGGTCATCTACGGCATCAAGGAGCTGGCCCGGCACGGTTACGAGCCGTTGCCCGCGCTCTGCATCGCCGCCGGGCTGGTGCTCGGCCTCGTCTTCGTACGCCGGCAGAGGCACCTGGCCCACCCCCTGATCGACCTCGGCCTGCTCGGGCAGCGTGCCTTCGGCGGCCCGGTGGTAGCCGACGTGCTCGCGATGTTCGCCACCGTGGGCATGGCCGTCTTCTTCACGCAGTACCTGCAGTCCGTGCTCGGCCTGAGCCCCCTCACCGCCGCGCTGTGGAGCCTGGTGCCCGCCGCGGGCGTGGTCGTCATGGCGCCGACCGCCGCCGCGCTCGCCCAGCGGACCGACCGCGCGTACGTCATGGGAGGCGGCTTCCTCGTCGCCGCCTGCGGATTCCTCTGGTTGTCGCAGCTGCGCACCGACTCGCCCCTGTGGTTCGTCCTCGCCGGCGCGGCCGCGTACGCCGGCGGGCTGGTCGCCGCCATGACCCTCGCCAACGAGCTGGCCCTGGGCGCCGCCCCGCCGCTGCGCGCCGGATCGGCGGCGGCCGTTCTGGAGTCGGGGCAGGAGCTGGGCGGAGCCCTGGGCATGGCGATCCTCGGCTCCATCGGCACCGCGGTCTACAGCCGGGACATGGCCGACGCCCTGCCCACCGGGACGGAGGACGCCGACGCGGTACGCGAGACCCTGGGCGGCGCGGCGGCCGTTGCGGCCGAGCTGCCGGCCGAGGCGGCGGACGCCGTGCTGTCGGCCGCGCGTGACGCCTTCACCCACGGGCTGGGCATCGCGGCCGTCGGCGCGGCCGTGGTCATGGCCGGGGCCGGGGTGTTCTCGTTCGGCTTCCTGCGAGGCACGGCCGGGCGCGCGCCCGCCACGCCGCCGTCCTCGGAGGACCGCAGCCGTCCCGCGGAGCCGGCACGCTGA
- a CDS encoding TetR/AcrR family transcriptional regulator C-terminal domain-containing protein, whose amino-acid sequence MSTEPPYLRIAGEIRRRIASGELGPGDPVPSTRRITQEWGVAMATATKALGALSQEGLVRAVPGIGTVVAESRRERAVPPGRQLSRERIIRTAIALVDAEGLPALSMRRLATEFGTSTMALYRHVQSKGELVQLMAEAVFGTGPPGPRPTGWRPLLEREARWLWKQYERHPWLARAMAGLTRPMASPNAMQYTERVLTALTGIGLTPEQMLHVHLTVLGYAQGVAMAVELESQARQDSGMTADEWMAAAQPRMNAIQTPAAYPVLSTLFDEDDFDLDLAVLFEFGLERVLDGVEGLVVGAG is encoded by the coding sequence GTGAGCACCGAACCGCCCTACCTCCGCATCGCCGGAGAGATCCGCCGCCGCATCGCCTCGGGCGAGCTGGGCCCGGGGGACCCGGTCCCCTCCACGCGCCGGATCACGCAGGAGTGGGGCGTCGCGATGGCCACGGCGACGAAGGCCCTCGGGGCGCTCAGCCAGGAAGGCCTGGTGCGGGCGGTCCCCGGCATCGGCACGGTGGTCGCGGAGAGCCGCCGGGAGCGGGCCGTGCCACCGGGCCGACAGCTCAGCCGCGAACGCATCATCCGTACGGCGATAGCGCTCGTGGACGCGGAGGGCCTCCCCGCCCTGTCGATGCGGCGCCTGGCGACGGAGTTCGGCACCTCCACGATGGCCCTGTACCGCCACGTCCAGAGCAAGGGCGAACTCGTCCAGCTGATGGCGGAAGCGGTCTTCGGCACCGGCCCGCCCGGCCCACGCCCGACGGGCTGGCGCCCCCTGCTGGAGCGGGAGGCACGCTGGCTGTGGAAGCAGTACGAGCGCCACCCCTGGCTGGCCCGCGCCATGGCCGGCCTCACCCGCCCGATGGCCTCCCCGAACGCGATGCAGTACACGGAACGGGTCCTGACCGCCCTCACCGGCATCGGCCTCACCCCGGAACAGATGCTGCACGTCCACCTCACGGTGCTCGGCTACGCCCAGGGCGTCGCGATGGCCGTGGAACTGGAGTCCCAGGCGCGGCAGGACAGCGGCATGACGGCGGACGAGTGGATGGCGGCGGCCCAGCCCCGCATGAACGCGATCCAGACCCCCGCGGCCTACCCGGTGCTGTCCACACTCTTCGACGAGGACGACTTCGACCTGGACCTGGCCGTCCTCTTCGAGTTCGGTTTGGAACGGGTCCTGGACGGGGTGGAGGGGCTGGTGGTGGGGGCGGGCTGA
- a CDS encoding ATP-binding protein gives MPPYQPSSDWQYEIPTTGSKRLPPAARYVESLTHQGYGFEAAIADLVDNSIDAGARNVVISFLRDEDRLVSLLVVDDGRGMNDETLDTAMTVGGRQEYGENALGHFGAGLKAASLSHADSLTVISRTKRSPSTGRRWLTARAQADFTCDIVDPGYCQDLVDRYDGLIEWHGTIVRWDKVRAFDTVTAGQADRYLDDAIEKLETHLGLHLHRFLADDTFNVDIVVEDVATKEELDHRGVEPIDPFGYRVPGRAGYPRTYTAPVEGVGDVALTAHIWQPKSPLVSFRGIGPLAERQGFYIYRNNRLVQAGGWNSTRSAEGHLALARIAIDLPAEANDVFSLTVKKDGVTVTPAFARGLEQATDAAGHTFGEYVQEAQTTYREAAKRVTEVTRDAVIPAGKGLDPKLRRTLRDELPELEGEEPITFRWASLAPDLFFELDRDVREIRLNKLYRTAFNGGRRGGLNDAPVVKSMLYLMVEEIFQKSRVRATRADKIALWNSVLVTAARCEMTR, from the coding sequence ATGCCGCCCTACCAGCCGTCCTCGGACTGGCAGTACGAGATCCCGACGACCGGCAGCAAGCGGCTGCCGCCCGCCGCCCGTTATGTCGAATCACTGACGCACCAGGGCTATGGCTTCGAGGCGGCGATAGCCGACCTCGTCGACAACTCCATCGACGCGGGTGCGCGAAACGTCGTCATCAGCTTCCTGCGCGACGAGGACCGCCTTGTCAGCCTCCTGGTCGTCGACGACGGGCGGGGCATGAACGACGAGACGCTCGACACCGCGATGACGGTGGGCGGCCGGCAGGAGTACGGGGAGAACGCACTCGGCCACTTCGGTGCCGGTCTCAAGGCCGCGTCACTCTCGCACGCCGATTCACTCACGGTGATCAGCCGCACCAAGCGCAGCCCGTCCACCGGCCGACGGTGGCTGACGGCCCGCGCCCAGGCCGATTTCACCTGCGACATCGTGGATCCCGGCTACTGCCAGGACCTCGTCGACCGTTACGACGGCCTGATCGAGTGGCACGGCACCATCGTGCGCTGGGACAAGGTCCGCGCGTTCGACACGGTCACGGCCGGACAGGCCGACCGCTATCTCGACGACGCGATCGAGAAGCTGGAGACCCACCTCGGGCTCCACCTGCACCGCTTCCTGGCCGACGACACTTTCAACGTCGACATCGTGGTCGAGGACGTCGCGACCAAGGAGGAGCTGGACCACCGGGGCGTCGAGCCGATCGACCCGTTCGGCTACCGCGTTCCCGGCCGGGCCGGTTACCCGCGTACGTACACCGCACCCGTCGAGGGCGTCGGTGACGTGGCGCTGACCGCACATATCTGGCAGCCGAAGTCCCCGTTGGTCAGCTTCCGCGGGATCGGACCGCTCGCCGAGCGGCAGGGCTTCTACATCTACCGGAACAACAGGCTTGTGCAGGCAGGTGGCTGGAACAGCACCCGCAGCGCCGAGGGGCACCTCGCGCTGGCCCGTATCGCGATCGACCTTCCGGCCGAGGCGAACGACGTCTTCAGCCTCACGGTCAAGAAGGACGGCGTGACGGTGACCCCCGCGTTCGCACGAGGGCTCGAACAGGCGACCGACGCGGCGGGACACACCTTCGGCGAGTACGTCCAGGAGGCGCAGACGACGTACCGGGAAGCTGCCAAGCGGGTCACCGAGGTGACGCGTGACGCGGTCATCCCTGCCGGGAAGGGGCTCGACCCGAAACTGCGACGGACGCTGCGGGACGAACTGCCCGAGCTGGAGGGGGAGGAACCGATTACCTTCCGCTGGGCGTCCCTGGCACCGGACCTGTTCTTCGAACTCGACCGCGACGTACGTGAGATCAGGCTCAACAAGCTGTACCGGACGGCCTTCAACGGCGGGCGCCGGGGCGGGCTCAACGACGCCCCGGTCGTGAAGAGCATGCTCTATCTGATGGTGGAGGAGATCTTCCAGAAGTCCCGGGTCCGGGCCACGCGCGCCGACAAGATCGCCTTGTGGAACAGCGTCCTGGTGACGGCGGCACGCTGCGAAATGACCCGCTGA